In the genome of Streptomyces aquilus, the window CCAGCTCGACGGCCAGCCGCGTCACGTTCCCGACGTAGTCACCGTATTGCACTTGACCACCTACATCGCCGCTTCCTAATGTAGGCGCCATGATATCTGATGCCACCTACATCGCTCGTCGGCTGCACCTGCTCGGGGAATGGGACGCCGCGCTCGCCGTCCTGGGCCCGGACGCCGAACCCGAGCTGCGTGCGGAGATCGCCGTAGAGCGCTGGTTCTTCCGGATCGAGGGTCATGAGGAGGCCGAGAAGGCGGTCGCGGCGCTCGACCCCGCGTCGCCGACCGCACAGCTGCTCACGGCGCGACTGGCTTACAGCCGGCTCCTGTTCCGTCGCGACCCGCGTCCCGACGACCGCGCCGTGGCCGAGGCCGGCTACCGGGCGGCGGTCGAGGGCGGTGACGAGAAGCTGCGCGGCTGGGCCGAGTTCCACTGGGCGGTCCTGCTGGACAACATCGACGAGGACCCGGCGGCCGCCGACCCGCACTACGAGACGGCACTCGACCTCGCCACGGCGACGGGCGACGAGTTCCTCGAGTCGTACATCATCCGGCACGTCGCTCCGCGCAGGGAGCCCGCCGAGCGGATCGCGATGCTGCGCCGCTCGCTTCATCTGCGGGGCGCGCTCGGTGCCCGGCCGCAGACCGTCGCCGCACAGGCCCTCCTCGCCCGCGCCCTCCCCGAGGACGACCCCGAGCGCGCCGAACTCATCCGTACGTTCCGCCCGGCCGCGGAGGAACTGCACATCGGCTGGCTCCTGTCCGCTCACGTCTGAGGGCGCGAGTGCGCGCCGGCGGCTCGTACGATGAACCGCCTCACGAATCGGTGAGCACAGCTTCGTGACGTGCGCGAGAAGGAGACAGGATGAGCGGGCGGCGGCCGACGGGGTCCGGCGGGTTCGTGAAGGTGTGCGGGCTCACCCAGGAGCAGCAGATCGACTGGGCCATCGAGCTGGGCTACGACGCCATCGGCGTCGTGGTGACCCCCAGGAGCAAGCGGTACTGCCCGCCCGAGCGGGCCGTGGCGCTCGCCGACCACGCCCGCGGACGGATTCCCACGTTCGCCGTGGCGCTGGCCCATGAGGAGACGCGGGCCGTCGCCGAGCACTTCGACACGATCCAGGTCTACGAGATGGTCGACATCCCCAACCTCGCCCTGGCCTCCGGCACGCCGCCCGAGCACCCGGAGGCCCTGGATTACTTCTTCTACGACGCCAGCACGGGCAGCGGTGTCTTCGCCGACATCCCCGAGTGGGTCAAGGACGTGCCCGGGCGGGTCGTGATCGCCGGGGGCCTCGACGAGTACAACGTGGCGGGTGTGATCAAGACCTTCGCCCCCTACGGGGTGGACGTCTCCAGCAGCGTCGAGACCGCGCCGGGGATCAAGAGCCGGGAGAAGATGGCCGCCTTCATCGCCGCGGCCCGCTCCCACTGAGCGGGCTCACTCCAGCAGCGTGCGCAGCGGTCCCACCGGCAGTGCATGGCGGGTGTGGCCGCGCGGACCCGTGGTCGTGGTGGCCGTCAGCAGGGAGTTGAGGACGGCCTCCTCCACGGCGTCGAGCGCGGCGCCGAAGAGCGGGTCGAGCCGGTCGTCGGGCAGCACGGCCGGACCGGCGGGCTCGCCCAGCGGGCGGGTGCCGAAGGCGAGGCCGTAGTCGCCGCTGCCGTGGCCGTACGCGGCACCGACGCGGGCCAGCGCATAGACCGCGCGGCGGGCCACCCGGGTCAGCTGGCGGGCGTCCAGCGGCGCGTCGGTGGCGGCCACGACCATGCAGGAGCCGCGGTCGGGTCCGGCGTCCGGGTCGG includes:
- a CDS encoding phosphoribosylanthranilate isomerase, which gives rise to MSGRRPTGSGGFVKVCGLTQEQQIDWAIELGYDAIGVVVTPRSKRYCPPERAVALADHARGRIPTFAVALAHEETRAVAEHFDTIQVYEMVDIPNLALASGTPPEHPEALDYFFYDASTGSGVFADIPEWVKDVPGRVVIAGGLDEYNVAGVIKTFAPYGVDVSSSVETAPGIKSREKMAAFIAAARSH